DNA sequence from the Phyllopteryx taeniolatus isolate TA_2022b chromosome 14, UOR_Ptae_1.2, whole genome shotgun sequence genome:
CAACTCTTCTTGAAGACGACGCCGCTACAAAATTTGTAGAAGCGCTCAGCGTAGAAACCCGGCCTGTGAACTGACACTGTGTCCTGAGGACGGTTAGGGAAATAAATGACTGATATCAGTGCACAGTGTTTTATATGCACTGCGTAAAATACTTACTAAAATAAATGAGGCAGATACAGTTTTATCAGCTTCATTTATTTGAATGCTACAAGCGAGGGAAATCTACTCACCCCGTCATGGATGAGAGACTTCCAGGAGTGCTCCAATTTCTTGATCAATCTGTAAGATAACTGAGTTATTTAGGTGAAGTATTTGACTTTTCAAACGCATTAGCTACTAACTTATGCCAACCAATGGATTTATCAGTGGTAAAAGTTTGTACAAGGTTGCACCTATGTATTTGGCCTTTTTCTTTTGGAACCTTCCATCTTTTAATGGCTCTCATCTATTTGTAATGTGCAACATAGACATGCCAAGTTCTGATTTGATCGAAATTCCTTCATGTGGTGTTAGCTTGAGTATAACTACAGTCGCCACGAGTAGcaaaaaaaattaggaaattATAGACGCTACTCTACATTTGTTATAATTTCCTATACTAATAGTGTAAACCATAAATACACCAGAAACTATTATCCCTAAACagttaaatataatttcaaactcatattaaaacattacacttaaaaataaatggcttatgTATTATTTGAAAACGCACTGGAAGTGTGCATGTACCAGCCAAATACTCTCTgcaacattcaataacaacccaggctaaacttagcccCTCCCggacatattaaaaaaaaaaaaaaagtctctgtcaaaatgtattctttGGACCAATTACTCAACTACTTTCCATTTTAGTCAGGGCCTTGGCGCCATCtcgtgacacacacaaaaacaaaataaaaaaagaaaggctcTCCATAACGTCCACTAACCACCCAGACTAAACTTTGCCTGTCTCTCAGTCGAAATCTATCATTTCAACATATTtacttgacaccaattactactttcctattaagATAGGGCTTTGGCACTAGCTTGTGGCATATAGGGCAtaacagaaagagcacaaaaacttgATGAGGCTATGttccaaagttaaaaaaaaaaaaaaaaaaaaaagggggaatttgtgaatagcgaacCGTGACTAGGCAGGGGCTCATTGTACTCCACAAATGACGATTCAGAAGGTATTAGAATTTGACTCACATTGATttgccgtaatttctcgtgtataatgcgcttttatttccccccaaaaaattgtcaaaagtaaataatgcacattatacatatgtataggggaaaatgaaaaatacattcccagtttataaatatatgccgccatctagaggttatgaaaaagctgtacactttcattacaatatgccaccgccccctagaggttatgaaaaagttgtacactttcattctaatataccaccgccacctagtggttataaaaaagctgtatcctacactttaattccaatatcacaggtgtacatatgactgcaaatatgtacaattgtgctcataagtttacatactcggacagaatttgtgaaatatttttatttttattttaaaatacgactgatgactaaacaacaaccatcattaatttatttatagttatgttttgattaatgataatgcttttctgaaatgcatgacagtataatttgaatcccattaaaataaaattaaatgtgtttcgcatggtccttcatgttttctttaaagaaactgtacacatcttacaaattctgcctgggtaatcaaacatctgagcacaactgtatgttttctcattcactaaataaaagtatggctgtaaatttcaaaataagaacaagtaaataaaaataaagtatgtgttcaaataaagtgcttgaaaaaaactaacaaactacagataatactttatgttttgatcatatgtgtcgaagcaaaatcatgcattgtaaaaatgcattatacataggttgaagggttttccagaatttttagatCAACTTTGGGGGTCCGTATTATACaagggtgcacattatacacgagaaattacggcaaTTATCTAAAATAAGTCAAAGGATATGCAAAGTCACTGacacaatgtactgtaaatctgtaaaaattcTCAGTGTCTCAAAGTGACTTTAGGCATCAATAGTAAATTAATCATTAAAATGCGGGACTTATACCGATAGGACTGCAGAATGTCGATGATACCAATGAACAGAAGGAGGTGCTCGCCTTTGCCTCCCACAGCTGGAATGCCACCCATTCTGCAATCAGAGTAAAAAAGTTACcatcgtgtgtgtgcatgtgcagatGAGAGCCTTGTGAGACTTACGTGTCATCATGGTCTAGAGTTTCCCTGCATGTGGACCCTCCCTGTATAGACTCAATTGCAGTGGAGTACAGAGCTTTCTGGGCCGCAGGCCGCATTTCATCCACGCCACCCGCTGGTGAACCCTGGGACTGACGCTCTCTCTGTGCTTGTGTTTTATTGTGGACCCCAAGGAGCAAACTGTAGTCCATAATCTTAAAACTCTCCAGCACCTGACACGAAACACTcattataaaataatttgagGAAATTAACTGTTTTTTGActttcttattattttatttttattcacctACTCATATATGTCTACCTATTTTCAACAACAATTCTGTCTCTCTTACCAGACAGTCTCTTTGCAGAGTTTTGAGCAGAGCATTGTATGTGTCCTGGTCCAGACTGAGGCCCTCGGGAACGTCACTCAGAAAGTCCAGATCTTTAAAAGTGGGTCTGGTTTTCTCCCGCTCCTTCTTAGATGCTCGCCTCTTGTAAGTGGAGCCCTTCAAGTCAAATTTAAGGTGCATGCGTACAGAACGCGGTAGAATATTGTTCATCACGACAACTCTGATGTTTTTACCCCCGCATTGGACACAATAGAGGCCAAAGAACTTTGGCAGCAATGTCCGAGGGTTCTGGTTCAAATTCTGGGGAAGGGCAAGGTAGAGAATAAAGAagattgtaaattatttttatcaGTGGAAAATGTCATTCAATTTATTCCCAGTATTTTGTGTACTTGACATACACTACTTATGAAAAGgtagctccttgttagagaacagaaagttctgcaaaaagtactgaaacactgaacagttggacatgtacATTCAAAGGTTTAGTttaagtttagagaaggtcaaattaagttcacctgtaaaaatTATACTCCATTGCATTTCAGACTGATTTCGAAATGTCACCTTCCAAGTCAACTAACCAACTTTTTGGGAGTAGTTTTCAtcttgtaaagcactttgtgttctTGTGAATGgcaatataaatagattttgcATGCTTGCTTTGCTCACGTTTTATTCATTAATCTTGTTCTTCAGTTATTTCATTCCTGGGTGCTTGCCCCTGCTGGACAGCGTGACACATCCACAAAGTCTTAGCTCATGCTGTGGTTTGCTAAGCCTGTTAAGGAGTTCTTAGCTAGGTTCAACCACTCTGTCTATCGCAAAGCTGCTGCTTGACAGAATTCATAACTACAACTACAATGCCCTAACAAATGACTGATCTCCGTAACCTATGATAAGTAGTACATGATGAAACTTACCATGTAGTAGCCAGGAAGCAATTTCTGTAGAAACTCTGCCTCCTTGTGTTGGACAGTTTTGATGATGAACTCATCATCACGTGTTACGTAGAAAATGGAGCCACTAGCTCCAGGATTGGTTAACTCAATCAGTGGCTCGTTACATAGGGAATACTGAAAAGGAGCACACAAAAAGCACACCTACAATAAAACCAAGGCAAGCACTCTTTAGGAAACACTTGACACAGCTTGATTTgtgcttttcaaatgttttagcTAGAGTCAACTCTTACAAATGAGGATGCAtgatatttttgtagttttagaCCGATGGCAACTTAATCTGCAACAGCCTATCCTTGCTGGGAAAAAAACGTTGGGCCATTGCATACTGCGTAGGCTTACGTAACATTACATATGTAAATCATGTTGGCTTGCAACAGTCCTGCACAATTTTTGAAGTGAATCTGCAAGTATTTTTtgataattattaattatggaTATCCGCAAGTGGTTAAAAATTTGACCACCTCTAGTTATATTTGTTGAGACTCGTGGTTGAATCGGAATATACTGTGGCTCGTCATTCCTGGTAAACGGCTGGACCCGGTTCCCCGCGAAGATGGAAAATGGACAATAATGAACATACGGAAAGTTGTACCGACTGTCGTCACAACCTGCAACTTTGACGTAACTTTAGGAGCTTCCCCGGAAATGTGTGAATACTCTTTTTCCATCATCCATCGGTGCAGAAGCTGGCCAGATGCAAGGCCCGTGTGATTCAGCTTGAAAAGGGCCAAACACAAGAATTTGATTGGAAGGATGTGTTGATGAGGAGAGACACCACCTCATGCTATATTGAGATACAACTCAAAgtaggttttgtgtgtgtgtgtgtgtgtgtattgtcgATGAATGTCCCTCTTTTGAGCCTGTAAACGGTAACCACTGTGATGCTTTTTCAGTTTGATGCTTCCGGTGTTGTTGTTGAACACTGAAGTGTTTTGTGGATATGTATATCATTGCTTTAAATAATTAGGACTGGTGTTGTAGCTGGTCATACTTGCTGCTGGTTAGGTTTAACATGATGATTACGTGCATCAGTGCGTCGCGAATACAGTAGGTTATATAGGATTATCAAAAATATGAAGGCTAATGTGTGTACGGTAATAATAACTGTCACTCCCATGAATTTTATGTTCCCCCCTTAAGACTGAGGTCTGGCGACAAGGCTGCTGTTACGGCCCTTTGAAAGAGCAGTGGAGATCTGGTGTTCTCATTGTAGTATGGCCGCAAGACAATCAGCCCATTCTTTGTGTATGTGATAGTCGCACGCATGAGTTTGGCGCCTACCGCGTGCTAGGTGTGCCCCAAATGAGAAATCTTTTCCTGCACTATGTGTTTTGGTTGGGTCGACACGAATAACAGGGACTTGTCTCCATGCCAACGATACACAAAAAGCCTGTAGAAAAGACCCCAAAGTTATTCATTTTTTGAGGGAAAATACTTTATGTTGCTTTCTATAATGTGGGCGCCTTATTTATCACTTGTGTTCAATTGTATATTTGTTATTGGAAATGACCAGTTCACGTGGCATGGGCATTGGCATCGCCCTGGCTGTAAGCAGAACAGAACTCAGTCGATAGTTTGTGTGTACTGGTTTATAAATTTCATTCGGTGGTGTGCATCAATGACAAAGTGAGTAGCGACACACAAGTATACTGTAGTGCCTTGTTAGTATTAGCCATTACTTGTTGCACCAGAATGCATTATTAGAGTGTTTTATGTAATATTTAGTAGTCAAAGTTACGCGTTATCCATTGCTTCTGCTACAGGAAGTGATACGCTTTGTCTTTCAGGATAAGACCAGACAGTAATACAAGTGATAAATGAACTGTGTAAATGTTACTAACTTAATAGTGCTCTTGATATTGTTTGTAAGCGTACTCActtgattattgttattatttatcctATGTTTGGCTTCACTTACCAAGCTGTATATGGTTATTCTTTCCCATGGTCAAAGTATGAAGCCCTAATATATAGTCCCTTCTTGAATGTGGttctttgtgtttatatttttaaaaaactgttcTAATACCCCTTatataaagtttttttaaattcatgacacgtgtcatgtttatttttaattcacgTCAAAATTGAGTATCTTCatagttttaaatgaaaatgattttgtattttaatatcaCAGTATTATTGCATATGGCTTGACTGACCTTGACCTTTAACTAATTGAAAAATTTATTTGTGGCCCTTTAGGATTTGTATTTAAGTACCCCTGCTTTACACTAACTGTATGTCCTggttgagtttaaaaaaaggtaGCTTTAGTCTGCTAATCTTCCTCTGGCACAAGGCGTCAGTGTGAGCTTAAATACTGCAGCCAAGTGCAGCGTGTGCCAGCGCATGGATGCAAATGTGCATCCCCACATGCATGTGTGACGGCACGTGAAACAGCTGTTTCTGTTGCTTCAGATATCTACATGTAAATACGTATGGTGTGGCATGGGGTGTTTTATTTGATAACTAGAAGAGATCAGAGAGAACTTCACACAAATCTGCAGTATATTTACCTCATGGCAAAGTGAGCGCTATTACATTGCTAACATGAAATCTATCAGGCCCATGAAAGAAAATTGCATAGCACTCTGAAGTGAATTAAATGATCATCTTAAGCCTTGTTAATTGGTGCTTGAAGCAGTAATGGTTAATAACGCTGTTTTTATTATGCTTTGGAGTGCAACAAATTAACATGCGGCACCTCACCTACTAAAGATCCATTGAATGCAACGCATATTAAAAATGCTGACTTTttggtccttttttttgttggcttgccatgagacaaaaatacaataataacattttacttTCTATTTAAACTAAAAACATTACCAGGTAGTCATCTGGTCGGATCCCAAACAGTTCCCTGAAGTAGCGGAAAGCCACAGGGGCGTACGTTTTAAACCTAAAGTCTGGAAAGTGGTGGGCCGGTGTGAGGTTACTGCCCTCGCTGCGAAAAcaggatgaataaaaacaaagtgtgGGTTACACGCTACATATGCTAATACAGCATGTCAACTATGCTTAAACAAACGTACATAGTACACTACCTGGGGAAGAAGATACTTTCTACCACATAGAAGTCCTGCATGAGCACATCTCTTTCAGGCTTGGAGCTGAGATTGCCTACAGTATATCCAATCCCCAGTTGGATGGCCCCTTTTAAGGCAGAGGAGGAGGTCTGGGGGTGGCAGATAAAAGAACACGGTCACATGTAGGTGCAGGGTAGCTGATGGAATCTTGAAGCAAAGCTTGCATAGCAATACTTGAGAATCATGGAAAGAATCCCACAAGATAATACGTGCAAACAACCAGAGAGCGTAATATATAGTTTCACTCAGGAGAAAATACATAAGTAGAGTGGTGCCTTAAAGTATGACTTTAATTTAGCCCATGACCAAGAAtatgactaaaataataatgaaagaattaaacagtttgtgcttgTTCATCATCATGAATTCTTTGtggcttcttctggtgtgtgcaacgTGGCCCCCTGggggacagtataatacagtcatgcaaacacaaacaaataagggtttcaaaactACAAAACTATGTGACTCTGAAAGCTGCTGTAATATTAATTGTTttctgcagaggataaagaatatatgcctacgcctgtgagtattgttatattgtctgtctacgtgttgcaccgtttgtgttcaaatatccattaaaaGAGTTATAACACCAGCACAAAGATGTTATTCGTTAGCCCTTCTATGCAGTTtctcattatgtgttagcattacatTAGCAGACTTTAAAGTAAAGTtaagtggttgttttaaatacacatgtgaatctctttgttttatgtttagtttgaaagtaaacttcaactgggaggggCATTAAATAccatgaagcctcttttttttctttttctttttaaacattttaacgatatgccaaactgctgcttgttttaaCGTGAGTTGAGTTTACTGCTACCATACAGCGGTTACATCTCAACATTTTTActggcaagtcaaagcaaaaaaatttgcCAAATGCTGGCGCGTATCAGGAAAAACTCTTTAGTGGGGTCCctcgtacctcaaggcaccactatacaAGCAAAAAGATACAAATTAAGAAGAGGGACAGCTAACCTTCTTGTATGTTGTCTCTCCCGAGGCATCTACTCTTCTGTGGCCAATTTTCTTCTCATGAGCTTGGGCTGCTCCAAATGGGGATGGCATCTGTACCGAAAAAGTGAGTATATTATACACTTAAAAACACTTACAAATATAAAAGTGAACCAGCACACTCACCTCTACTTGACCCTTTTTGGCTGGATCTACAGACAAACAGGAGGAGAAATGCAAGGTCAAACATTAGTGTGACATTTGTCTGGTTAGAACCGTGTCGAAGCGGGCAATTATGcatctatttatctatttgtCCAGACCTAACTGGTACCTGCAGCAATGGTTGAACTCAATATTTATTCAACTGCTTCCTACCTCAGTTTCTACATGACAAACATCACTGCACTACTATTTCCAAAGGCCCTGAATAAAGGATTCTATTTGGACAAATGTATTTGAGCAACTGGAGGAAGTCAAATTGGAATAGATGTAGGATTTGGCTTACATTTAGCCacaacaaccacaataacaGAAGAGGAATAAAAAAGTCAAGATTTTGTCTTTTGAAATTTTCATTGATCATTTTTTCATTCTTCCCTAAGGTGAGTGATggggttcttccacaccaaactcaacCAAGCATGCCTTTGTGGACCTTGCTTTGCCCACTGGGGGACACCCATGCTGGGAAATAAAATGGTCTTCTCTAAACTTCAAAACTGGAAGCGTAGaattgtgcaaaatgtgtttgtaggATAAAGAATTAAGATTCAGAGGGAACTAACTAATTCTAACTAACTTTGAATTAATATACTTGTAATAGTTGAAATAATCCGCACACTGTAGACATGGTTCGAGATACTGCTATGTATAATTAACAATAATTCATAGTAAATTATTAATTAACTCACCAAGCAGAAGAGTTCAGTCTTTAGCAAAGGTTTGATATccccaaacaaaaatgcaaagtaGTAAAATGTCAATGACAAAGCAATAAGACCAGAGCAGTTTTGCACTCTTGAGATTCCTATTCTTGCAAGAATTACATTGGTACTGAAGAGCAAAAACTCTTCTATTGGATTGACTTCCTCCTTAATCTGAGTGCCACTATTGGCTGAGGTCTGGAGATCACATTGCAACCAACCACACACAGGGATTAGGACTGGCAACATCTTTCCAGCCAACAAGGAGGCTGTTTTGGTAATTGGGTTGCATGTCAACAGAAGGCAAGAGAGCAGCAATGGCAAAAGTCAAAGGGAAACTAAAAAGTTTAATCTACTTCAAAGTACAAAAAACCACTTGGTGTGCGTCGTACTGCTGATTTTTTTAGGCCATGCCAGCGTGAAGATTAAGTACAAAGTCGGGATAATGAACTTTTAAGCTATGTTGAAGCAAAGCGTTTGTAGCAGATGTTGTTTCATCACTGAGGATCAACAGcagaatgacaaaacaaaaataacttggTATTCGCGGATAAACAGACACAAAGAAACGTCTTCAGTTGGAAACTtagaataaacaaaaatgtcaaaaaagctTCTTCTGCTCAAGATCAAACACGTCCCCATAATCATTGATTTGGTGAGAGGGACACAACAAATTAAATGACAGAATTCAGGAAAGTTATGAATGTTTTCCTTAAAAGGGGACAGGCAGTGGCGGCTTCTGATCTATAAAATATGTACAGCCACAAAGGGCAGCGTTTCAGGAAGCAGCATAGTGCCCGCGTCCCCCCAAGAAATACCCTATGTGAAATGATTTTTGTATTGGCATCATGACATAAATCATTGGCATTTCTATGgggaatactgtatgtgtcccgttctaaaatattttagaaCTTCTACCACTGAAATTGAAATGCAGTCCATCTACCTCCACAGCTCATATATTGTATTACGTCGATAAAGTTCcctgaagtctttttttttttttttttgagtaatgcataacataacataacattttgtgttttttaattttggttATTTCCTTAAGTATACATATGATTTGCTGTTGCTGTTTTCATatgtttatatccatccatccattatctgagccgcttctcctcactagggtcgcgggcgtgctggagcctatcccagctgtcatcgggcaggaggcggggtacaccctgaactggttgccagccaatcgcagggcacatagaaacaaacaaccattcgcactcacagtcatgcctacgggcaatttagagtctccaattaatgcatgtttttgggatgtgggaggaaaccggagtgcccggagaaaacccacgcaggcacggggagaacatgcaaactccacacaggcggggacggggattgaaccccgcacctcagaactgtgaggctgacgctctaaccagtcggccaccgtgccgcccatatgtTTATAATTCAACATAATTTATAGAAAATATGAGGTACACTGTaatgcgttttttgttttgtatgtgtgcCGCTGGGGACATactatggaaaatttactttttatttgcttgTATATGATAATTTCTTTCTCAGGAGTGTCTGCCCACCCTTCTATCCATCTATTTCAgacatgcccaaagtccggcccccgggccaaatccggcccgtgttcatatttccactggcccgaagcctctgtcataaaaccaatatgtggcccggcagtacaaaatacacgcgcgattttatatttcaccacaggATGGCAGTAAACTTGTGGCTGAACTCTCGCGGGGCCCTTTTGCGCATGATCtgtttttttgcccatttctaaaatggcaactggaagtaagaaaaggaaagttgatagCGAGGGCAGACGTTTCCAGGACAAATggaagtctgaatattttttcactgagtttAGAAACAACTGCGTCTGCCTAgtttgccaagagactgtggctgtgttcaaggaGCTCAATATAaagaggcactaccagacgGAACATGCTAATTACGACAAGCTAACTGGGAACGAAcacagtgaaaaattgaagcaactggaagctggtttaacggcacagcaacactttttcacaagagccagtgagtcgaatgaaaatgcaacaaaggcaAGCTATGAGGTGGCAACGCTGATTGCCAAGCACTGCAAACCTTTTACTGAGGGTGAATTTATTAAAGACCGTGTGATGAAAATGGTGGAGAACATTTGTCCtgagaaaaagcaacagttCGCCAATGTTTTCCTGGCTCGTAGCACTGTGTCACGAAGGATCGAAGAAGTTTCTTCTGATATTAAGAGACAGTTGGACGCAAAAGGAGTGGAGTTAGAATTTTTTTCGTTAGCTTGTGACGAAAGCACGGATGCATCCGACAGCGCtcagttactgattttttttagaggaGTGGAAAGTGAAATGAACGTGCGTGAAGAGCTACTTGACCTCCAGAGCCTTAAGGACCAAACAAGAGGGAAAGATTtatttgcttctgtttgttcCGCCGTACATGACATAAAATTAAAGTGGAATAAAATCACGGGGATTATTACGGATGGCGCACATGCCATGGTTGGCGAGCACAGTGGATTATCAACCCTAGTGTGTAACAAAGTAAGCGAAGAAGGAGGTAAAGCTATAAAACTCCATTGTATTATTCACCAACAAGTTCTATGTGCCAAACATCTGAAATATGATCACGTTATGAAACCGGTGATAAAGGCTATTAATTATATTCGCTCCAAAGCCCTGTGTGACCGCCAGTTTCAACAATTTCTACTGGATATCCACGCTGAATACGGAGATGTTGTGTATCACACTGATGTAAGATGGCTCAGTCGGGGGTCTGCACTGCAGCGTTTCTACTCACTCAAAGAGAAAATTGGACAATAATTGGCAAAAAAGGGACAACCGATGCCAGAACTAACCGATCCTGTTTGGCTgtctgattttggatttttagttGACATAACCCGACATCTTAACAACCTGAACACGAGCCTTCAGGAGCAAAATGCATTGATAAGCCAACTGTATTCACATATTAAAGCCTTTCGGACCAAGCTGCTACTTTTCCAAACCCACCTGTCACAAACGCAGCCCaataccacacatttccaatctcTGCAAGAAATAATGACCCGTTTACCAGCGCACAATATCACTGCGCAAATGAGGAGGTATGCCGCAAACCTCTcatctctgactgaggagtttcaacagcgtttcagggattttgcaactattgaaaaggagatcacgcttttttcttctcccgtttccgtggatctcagtgacgttccagcccacctgcagttggagctcattgagctgGAGTGTGACACAGAGTGTCGCAGCCGGTACCAACAACTCCCTCttgtcaacttttaccagcagctggatagagacaggttccaagagattcgtacatttgctaagaaaatgttgagcttgtttggctcgacatacttgtgtgagaagacattctcagtcatgaacatgaataagaaccGCGTGGGGACAAGACTAAGTGAGTCCCACCTGCGTGACATCTTCCGCATTAAAACCACCGCTTTTGAGCCAGACCTGCCTCATTTACTGCAGTCGAGATCTCAGTATCACCCTTaacattaatgcaaacatgttgtttgttgattctgatgaataaagtttgagtttgagtcaaatttcataaaaatactttattttgcatttcattaatatttattttaaccttcatttacCCAGGCAGTTATCAGATCTACCTAGCAGCAGACagcatagtaaaacaaagtaaaattaaaataaatacaaaaaagcattcccctcgtcggtagcatgtaaaattaatgctggcccgcatgacattttttttacgtcaatgtggcccctgagccaaaaagtttgggcCCCCCtgatctattttctgtaccgcttatccgcactagggtcgcgggtatgctggagcctatcccagctgactctaagcgggaggcgggataccctgaactggtcgtcagcaaatcgcagggcacatataaacaaacaaccattcgcactcacattcacacctacgggcaatttagattttccaattaacttaccatgcatgtttttgggatatgggaggaaacgcgagtacccggagaaaacccaagcagacacggggagaacatgcaaactccacactggcgaggccaggatttgaaccccagtccgcagaactgtgaggcagatgtgctaaccagttgatcaCCATGCCACCCCTGCCCACCCATAAAGTGTAAATTTAAACAGCCAAGCAAATCGTTTGTTAGCTctctatttctgaaaatgtctcTGTGAGCCTAATTGAACTATTTAAAGGTACTGTACAATTTTATGTAAAACAATTCAGACGTCCAAATCTGTGGATTAATGCTGTAACAAAGCCTGTCAAGCATAACAATAAGGATTAAGATGGGGGAGAGGCGCACACACAAGAAGGATTAGGGTTAAGAAAGAATTTTGTGTCATGAGCTATAAGCA
Encoded proteins:
- the LOC133489275 gene encoding phosphatidylinositol 4-phosphate 5-kinase type-1 gamma-like isoform X1 is translated as MEMDQVTAEPGRRNAEEAELSLQLDLADTDPAKKGQVEMPSPFGAAQAHEKKIGHRRVDASGETTYKKTSSSALKGAIQLGIGYTVGNLSSKPERDVLMQDFYVVESIFFPSEGSNLTPAHHFPDFRFKTYAPVAFRYFRELFGIRPDDYLYSLCNEPLIELTNPGASGSIFYVTRDDEFIIKTVQHKEAEFLQKLLPGYYMNLNQNPRTLLPKFFGLYCVQCGGKNIRVVVMNNILPRSVRMHLKFDLKGSTYKRRASKKEREKTRPTFKDLDFLSDVPEGLSLDQDTYNALLKTLQRDCLVLESFKIMDYSLLLGVHNKTQAQRERQSQGSPAGGVDEMRPAAQKALYSTAIESIQGGSTCRETLDHDDTMGGIPAVGGKGEHLLLFIGIIDILQSYRLIKKLEHSWKSLIHDGDTVSVHRPGFYAERFYKFCSGVVFKKSCSLRPSPSKRGRGVLAMFKSTAGGSGSAGQHPSQSDERQENLDNLESLRGPHSFLVLEDTGREPACTPPSFEDTTTVSIATTLSSNNSLPTTPFDTPEHPRCRKLLLSPNVAKSHKEVVDLHEKKQDTITVEVELSKIPSSTELTQRTEATSPADNQPSFIPPSYHPPFNPSSAHYSSTLPPTFLSSSTNAQSACQSSSTLSSSIRPSTKPLTSPSSPLTHTFARTATQPTCSTSAKPSVPNATTLQPSSGFVPIRPASPHSSMQSSSPRLPSGDPLSTPVPQDSCNQLSVSSSHNSLDGEVQVSDIYFYADGRYWVYSPVLGRRKLNSSSSYTIQEDRSCMHSPHSGSEDDS
- the LOC133489275 gene encoding phosphatidylinositol 4-phosphate 5-kinase type-1 alpha-like isoform X2, giving the protein MEMDQVTAEPGRRNAEEAELSLQLDLADTDPAKKGQVEMPSPFGAAQAHEKKIGHRRVDASGETTYKKTSSSALKGAIQLGIGYTVGNLSSKPERDVLMQDFYVVESIFFPSEGSNLTPAHHFPDFRFKTYAPVAFRYFRELFGIRPDDYLYSLCNEPLIELTNPGASGSIFYVTRDDEFIIKTVQHKEAEFLQKLLPGYYMNLNQNPRTLLPKFFGLYCVQCGGKNIRVVVMNNILPRSVRMHLKFDLKGSTYKRRASKKEREKTRPTFKDLDFLSDVPEGLSLDQDTYNALLKTLQRDCLVLESFKIMDYSLLLGVHNKTQAQRERQSQGSPAGGVDEMRPAAQKALYSTAIESIQGGSTCRETLDHDDTMGGIPAVGGKGEHLLLFIGIIDILQSYRLIKKLEHSWKSLIHDGDTVSVHRPGFYAERFYKFCSGVVFKKSCSLRPSPSKRGRGVLAMFKSTAGGSGSAGQHPSQSDERQENLDNLESLRGPHSFLVLEDTGREPACTPPSFEDTTTVSIATTLSSNNSLPTTPFDTPEHPRCRKLLLSPNVAKSHKEVVDLHEKKQDTITVEVELSKIPSSTELTQRTEATSPADNQPSFIPPSYHPPFNPSSAHYSSTLPPTFLSSSTNAQSACQSSSTLSSSIRPSTKPLTSPSSPLTHTFARTATQPTCSTSAKPSVPNATTLQPSSGFVPIRPASPHSSMQSSSPRLPSGDPLSTPVPQDSCNQLSVSSSHNSLDGEVQVSDIYFIQEDRSCMHSPHSGSEDDS
- the LOC133489275 gene encoding phosphatidylinositol 4-phosphate 5-kinase type-1 gamma-like isoform X3, whose protein sequence is MPSPFGAAQAHEKKIGHRRVDASGETTYKKTSSSALKGAIQLGIGYTVGNLSSKPERDVLMQDFYVVESIFFPSEGSNLTPAHHFPDFRFKTYAPVAFRYFRELFGIRPDDYLYSLCNEPLIELTNPGASGSIFYVTRDDEFIIKTVQHKEAEFLQKLLPGYYMNLNQNPRTLLPKFFGLYCVQCGGKNIRVVVMNNILPRSVRMHLKFDLKGSTYKRRASKKEREKTRPTFKDLDFLSDVPEGLSLDQDTYNALLKTLQRDCLVLESFKIMDYSLLLGVHNKTQAQRERQSQGSPAGGVDEMRPAAQKALYSTAIESIQGGSTCRETLDHDDTMGGIPAVGGKGEHLLLFIGIIDILQSYRLIKKLEHSWKSLIHDGDTVSVHRPGFYAERFYKFCSGVVFKKSCSLRPSPSKRGRGVLAMFKSTAGGSGSAGQHPSQSDERQENLDNLESLRGPHSFLVLEDTGREPACTPPSFEDTTTVSIATTLSSNNSLPTTPFDTPEHPRCRKLLLSPNVAKSHKEVVDLHEKKQDTITVEVELSKIPSSTELTQRTEATSPADNQPSFIPPSYHPPFNPSSAHYSSTLPPTFLSSSTNAQSACQSSSTLSSSIRPSTKPLTSPSSPLTHTFARTATQPTCSTSAKPSVPNATTLQPSSGFVPIRPASPHSSMQSSSPRLPSGDPLSTPVPQDSCNQLSVSSSHNSLDGEVQVSDIYFYADGRYWVYSPVLGRRKLNSSSSYTIQEDRSCMHSPHSGSEDDS